Proteins from a single region of Geothrix sp. PMB-07:
- the truB gene encoding tRNA pseudouridine(55) synthase TruB, producing MIESGIHLVHKTVGQSSFDVIRGFKRRAFEAGQKKLALGHGGTLDPFADGLLLVLAGQATRLMELMHPLPKAYVAEVAWGQETDTCDHQGLPLGEPVLPELSPEALDASLAPFLGWTDQVPPATSAKKIDGEAAYKKAHRGEIVLMKPSRVFLLSARWLSHDLPRTSRLEITCRGGFYVRSLARDLGRALGCGAHLSALRRTAIGPWTDPGAGAEWLIKGTDLLPWCPFRELTDDEADHLGHGRAIGAGESHPPTWTLPEGFPDPGAPLRALHEGRLVALLKPVEDGWRTFANLRGGL from the coding sequence ATGATCGAATCCGGCATCCACCTCGTCCACAAGACCGTGGGGCAGAGCAGCTTTGACGTGATCCGGGGCTTCAAGCGCCGGGCCTTCGAGGCCGGGCAGAAGAAGCTGGCCCTGGGGCACGGCGGCACCCTGGATCCCTTTGCCGATGGCCTGCTGCTGGTGCTGGCGGGCCAGGCCACGCGGCTCATGGAGCTCATGCATCCGCTGCCAAAAGCCTATGTGGCCGAAGTGGCCTGGGGCCAGGAGACCGACACTTGCGACCATCAGGGGCTGCCTCTGGGAGAACCCGTGCTGCCTGAGCTGAGCCCCGAGGCCCTCGATGCCTCGCTGGCGCCCTTCTTGGGCTGGACCGACCAGGTGCCCCCAGCCACCAGCGCCAAGAAGATTGATGGAGAGGCCGCCTACAAGAAGGCCCACCGCGGCGAGATCGTGCTCATGAAGCCCAGCCGCGTCTTCCTGCTGTCGGCCCGCTGGCTCAGCCACGATCTGCCGCGCACCAGCCGCCTGGAGATCACCTGCCGGGGTGGCTTCTACGTGCGCAGCCTGGCCCGGGACCTGGGCCGCGCCCTGGGCTGCGGAGCCCACCTTTCGGCCCTGCGCCGCACGGCCATCGGCCCCTGGACCGACCCCGGAGCAGGCGCGGAATGGCTGATCAAGGGCACCGACCTGCTGCCATGGTGCCCCTTCCGGGAACTCACCGACGACGAGGCGGATCATCTGGGCCACGGCCGGGCCATCGGTGCAGGCGAATCCCATCCTCCCACTTGGACGCTGCCGGAGGGTTTCCCTGATCCGGGTGCGCCGCTGCGGGCCCTGCATGAAGGGCGCCTGGTGGCCCTGCTGAAGCCCGTCGAGGATGGATGGCGCACCTTCGCCAATTTGCGCGGCGGGCTGTAG